A region of Candidatus Nezhaarchaeota archaeon DNA encodes the following proteins:
- a CDS encoding rhomboid family intramembrane serine protease, which produces MSRSRRIPLMTLSLIIVNVVVYVLTSYEGALLNISNYWVVLGGFIPSLLASSTHVYRIFSSMFLHADLFHILFNMYFLYLFGRAIEDALGRLRFLALYIISGIMASLFHTVFSFLGGISAYTIPAIGASGAISGILGAYLILFPGTTLIMGWLFFIFPVFMRLKAVYYLIFWFAAQVIYGYAKIGGGIAFFAHAGGFVAGMALLPLIVSREVLARLRLAWRQAALPSTIYVHAPRTAGLSLATKVIISILLVSLLIGAAYAITGLPVKGDIKSMMISYAYNGKPYMDYLGFQVPNVEDQLTRISLDETRILLNRLYAADLLYDKAKANREVYVNDWSGRLLVRIGGQLVPVELLIISFRGYYDGDGFLSSCRGELKTQVILIDARGIRVSDYMVHYDFEATSQTVKLEVITHVPALLSLATTAFALAVILIKDKELTIVGEREELS; this is translated from the coding sequence TTGAGCAGATCGAGAAGAATACCGTTAATGACCTTGAGCTTAATAATAGTTAATGTAGTAGTGTACGTTTTAACATCATATGAAGGGGCCCTTTTAAATATCAGTAATTACTGGGTTGTCCTTGGAGGTTTCATTCCATCTCTGCTCGCCTCATCAACTCACGTTTATAGAATCTTCTCATCAATGTTCCTTCATGCAGATCTCTTCCATATATTGTTTAACATGTACTTCCTATACCTGTTTGGCAGGGCCATTGAAGATGCGTTAGGTAGGCTACGCTTCTTAGCTCTATACATCATCTCGGGTATAATGGCATCATTATTCCACACAGTCTTCAGCTTTCTTGGTGGAATATCAGCCTACACGATCCCCGCTATCGGTGCCTCCGGCGCTATAAGTGGGATTTTAGGTGCTTACTTAATCCTCTTTCCGGGCACGACACTTATCATGGGTTGGCTCTTCTTCATATTCCCAGTCTTCATGAGGCTAAAGGCAGTTTATTATCTAATTTTCTGGTTTGCAGCTCAAGTGATTTATGGCTATGCAAAAATTGGAGGGGGGATAGCTTTCTTCGCTCATGCTGGAGGCTTCGTAGCTGGGATGGCGTTGCTCCCACTAATCGTCAGCAGAGAAGTGCTTGCTAGGCTTCGTCTCGCTTGGAGGCAAGCTGCTCTTCCGAGCACAATCTATGTACACGCCCCAAGAACTGCGGGCTTGAGCTTGGCTACTAAAGTCATCATCTCCATCCTCTTAGTTTCACTGCTCATCGGCGCAGCCTACGCAATAACTGGTCTACCGGTTAAAGGTGACATCAAGTCTATGATGATTAGCTATGCCTATAATGGGAAGCCATACATGGACTATTTGGGCTTTCAGGTGCCAAATGTTGAGGATCAGCTTACCCGAATTTCGCTGGATGAAACTCGAATTTTACTGAATAGACTGTACGCTGCCGACTTGCTCTACGATAAGGCCAAGGCTAATAGGGAGGTTTACGTGAATGATTGGAGTGGCAGGCTGCTCGTACGTATAGGTGGACAATTGGTTCCAGTAGAGTTACTTATAATCAGTTTTAGGGGTTATTATGATGGGGATGGATTCCTAAGTAGTTGCAGGGGTGAGCTAAAGACTCAGGTGATACTCATAGATGCTAGGGGCATAAGAGTTAGCGATTACATGGTGCACTATGATTTTGAAGCAACCTCACAGACTGTGAAGCTTGAGGTTATAACTCATGTCCCTGCGCTATTATCACTTGCAACTACGGCTTTTGCCCTTGCGGTGATTCTAATAAAGGATAAGGAGTTAACCATCGTGGGTGAGAGGGAGGAGTTGTCTTAG
- a CDS encoding heterodisulfide reductase-related iron-sulfur binding cluster, whose product MILAWMGCTSIYRVPELARSFKSILHSLDVDHRMLGESEGCCGSILLRLGLRGEVLEIAKGTFNRVNQVHPQKLVTHCPGCLRTFKVDYPKIFNLSFSFEVEHSTQLILDYMDAKKLKPIDIRAVYFDPCHLGRHLNVYDEPRNLLALIPGLKLIEPQESKESSLCCGAGGGIKACFDKLAIVVAREVLNYFKTLEMEAVITACPFCYYNLKSASDGSIKVIDILQLIDKSLRGGFLGLD is encoded by the coding sequence ATGATTCTGGCTTGGATGGGCTGCACATCGATTTACAGAGTTCCAGAGCTAGCACGTTCTTTCAAATCAATACTGCACTCCTTGGATGTGGACCATAGAATGCTTGGTGAAAGTGAGGGTTGTTGTGGATCGATACTTTTGAGGTTAGGTTTAAGGGGGGAGGTTTTAGAGATAGCTAAAGGCACCTTTAACCGAGTTAATCAAGTACATCCACAAAAACTTGTAACTCACTGTCCAGGCTGTTTAAGGACATTTAAGGTTGACTATCCTAAAATATTTAATTTATCGTTTAGCTTCGAAGTTGAGCACTCAACTCAATTGATATTAGATTACATGGATGCAAAGAAACTAAAGCCGATAGACATCAGAGCCGTTTATTTTGATCCATGTCACCTTGGGCGCCACCTAAACGTATATGATGAACCTCGCAACTTACTAGCTCTAATACCAGGACTGAAGCTCATTGAGCCTCAAGAGAGTAAAGAATCATCATTGTGCTGTGGAGCCGGAGGAGGAATTAAAGCATGCTTCGATAAGCTTGCCATAGTCGTGGCTCGAGAGGTATTAAACTACTTTAAGACGTTAGAAATGGAGGCAGTGATAACTGCGTGTCCATTCTGTTACTATAACCTTAAATCGGCCTCTGACGGCTCAATCAAGGTCATAGACATACTGCAATTAATAGACAAATCACTTAGGGGTGGCTTTCTTGGATTGGATTGA
- a CDS encoding ATP-dependent DNA ligase: MTSFFEVCQLCEELEGINSRSTMIALVSKFLKDLEPNELELVVRFIIGRVFYPWHPEIGLGIMGIAESVAKVFSSSREEFFKVLKSTGDVGLTAMKIAERVRGIVSSIISRELTVIEVYDGFKSIAEASGEGSRRKKLRLFSSLLLRAKRPVEVKYLVKLALGERRHGFGEGLMEEAISDAFNVPHDLVRRVNMLISDLGHTARIAKVEGADGLKRRGIMLFHPVKPMLAEKASDLLSALRELGGRASFEVKIDGARVQIHKLQDKIRIYSRRATDVTSSLPDVVDIVREKVRANSVVLEGEVVAMTNDGKPASFQVLMRRLRRQRDVGKLVRDIPLKLYLFDVLYFDGKTLVDEPYEKRRNMLRSIVDESLIIETLITSRYDEAKAFYDKALGDGHEGVVVKDLEAPYTPGVRGKKWLKVKPIFNTLDLVIIAAEYGYGYRAKMLSDLHLAVYNPENDAFEVVGKCFTGLTDEELAWITRKLREIAIKEEGRIVYVEPKIVVEVAFDEVQKSPHYPSGLALRFPRVIRIREDKDPREADTIHTVMRIYEQQRGRSGLGVSQ, from the coding sequence ATGACTTCATTTTTTGAGGTTTGTCAACTGTGTGAGGAGCTTGAAGGGATTAATTCAAGGAGCACTATGATAGCTTTAGTGTCGAAGTTTCTTAAGGATTTAGAGCCCAATGAACTTGAATTGGTTGTTAGATTCATCATTGGGAGAGTTTTCTATCCTTGGCATCCTGAGATAGGTTTAGGGATTATGGGGATTGCTGAGTCTGTAGCCAAAGTCTTCTCTTCATCTAGAGAGGAGTTCTTTAAGGTGCTCAAATCGACTGGTGATGTTGGCCTTACGGCAATGAAGATAGCTGAAAGGGTTAGAGGTATAGTGTCCTCAATAATTAGTAGGGAGCTGACGGTTATAGAGGTTTATGATGGGTTTAAGTCCATAGCTGAAGCTTCAGGTGAAGGTTCACGGCGTAAGAAGCTCAGATTATTTAGTAGCCTCTTACTGAGAGCTAAAAGACCCGTTGAAGTCAAGTATCTCGTTAAGTTGGCACTTGGCGAGAGGAGGCATGGCTTTGGCGAGGGCTTAATGGAGGAGGCAATCTCCGATGCATTTAATGTCCCTCACGATCTTGTGCGTAGGGTTAACATGCTTATAAGCGACTTAGGGCATACTGCCAGGATTGCTAAAGTTGAGGGGGCTGATGGGCTTAAAAGGCGCGGTATAATGTTGTTTCACCCAGTTAAACCTATGTTGGCTGAGAAGGCTAGTGACTTGTTGTCGGCCTTGAGGGAGCTTGGTGGAAGAGCTTCCTTTGAAGTTAAAATTGATGGTGCTAGAGTTCAGATCCATAAGCTTCAGGATAAGATAAGAATCTATAGTCGGAGGGCAACGGATGTCACTTCAAGTCTACCAGACGTAGTGGACATTGTGAGGGAGAAGGTTAGGGCTAATAGTGTAGTCCTTGAAGGTGAAGTAGTAGCTATGACAAATGATGGCAAACCGGCATCATTTCAGGTATTGATGAGGCGTCTCCGAAGACAGAGGGATGTCGGCAAGCTCGTCCGCGACATACCTCTAAAACTGTATCTATTCGACGTACTGTACTTCGACGGCAAGACCTTGGTTGATGAGCCCTACGAGAAGCGAAGGAACATGTTAAGGAGCATAGTTGATGAAAGCCTGATAATCGAGACTTTGATAACCAGTAGGTATGATGAAGCGAAGGCCTTCTACGATAAAGCTCTTGGAGACGGACATGAAGGCGTGGTAGTTAAGGACCTAGAAGCTCCATACACTCCAGGAGTTAGAGGCAAGAAGTGGCTCAAGGTTAAGCCAATATTCAATACTCTAGACCTCGTTATCATTGCTGCTGAGTATGGTTACGGATATAGAGCTAAGATGCTGAGCGACCTTCATTTGGCTGTTTACAATCCTGAAAATGATGCATTTGAAGTTGTTGGTAAGTGCTTCACAGGATTAACTGATGAAGAGCTAGCATGGATAACTAGAAAATTAAGGGAGATAGCCATTAAGGAAGAGGGGAGGATCGTCTACGTTGAGCCCAAAATAGTTGTTGAAGTTGCTTTTGATGAAGTCCAGAAGAGCCCTCACTATCCATCAGGATTAGCATTGAGGTTTCCCAGAGTTATTAGGATTAGAGAAGATAAAGATCCAAGGGAAGCTGATACCATACATACGGTCATGAGGATCTATGAGCAGCAGAGGGGACGCTCAGGGTTAGGTGTTAGTCAATAA
- a CDS encoding lactate utilization protein: MDWIEELNAVVLRAIIDESRRIALRRAVESYTSNKRKALSKLQHLKNLGLEIRRIKEYSTEVMTELVKEASDAIRDCNGHVYVAGDAEEARKIVADIVGEGRLIVKSKSITCEEIDLREYLEKERRCKVIETDLGEFIVQLRGEKPTHIINPSIHVPREEVAKTFSKLVGREISSDIPELVSFARSYLRDYFIKADVGISGANVVAAQTGTLFILENEGNARFSTNTPPVHVCVVGFEKIVPTLSDAFKIVEVLPAYASGILMSAYVSMITGPSKTSDIEKRLVYGAHGPKELHVIFLDNGRTRMAKNPLFREALYCIRCGGCLYECPVYRVLNGFFGHSYFGGIGSVWTAYTRGFDKALFAYFCTGCGRCRELCPLKIDVPKLVEALRSELCKLGFKHPKAINFLHNITLWGNPWGEPPEMRDLVVKAEATVCLDAT, encoded by the coding sequence TTGGATTGGATTGAGGAGCTAAATGCCGTTGTGTTGAGAGCTATAATAGACGAGTCTAGAAGGATAGCGTTGAGGAGGGCTGTGGAATCTTACACATCAAATAAAAGGAAAGCTCTCTCTAAGCTACAGCACCTAAAGAATTTGGGCTTAGAAATTAGGAGGATTAAGGAGTACTCAACAGAGGTTATGACCGAGTTAGTTAAGGAAGCATCAGACGCGATAAGGGATTGCAATGGACACGTATACGTAGCCGGAGATGCTGAGGAAGCAAGGAAAATAGTTGCAGACATAGTCGGTGAAGGTAGGTTAATCGTTAAGTCAAAGTCGATAACATGTGAAGAGATAGATCTGAGGGAGTATTTAGAGAAAGAGCGTAGATGTAAGGTTATTGAAACAGATCTAGGAGAATTCATAGTTCAGTTAAGAGGCGAGAAGCCAACTCACATAATAAACCCATCAATACACGTACCTAGAGAGGAAGTTGCGAAAACATTCTCAAAACTCGTAGGTAGAGAGATTTCAAGTGACATTCCTGAGCTAGTCTCCTTCGCTAGGAGCTACTTGAGGGATTACTTCATCAAGGCTGATGTCGGGATAAGTGGAGCCAACGTGGTTGCAGCTCAAACAGGTACTCTATTCATATTAGAGAACGAGGGTAATGCTAGGTTCTCAACAAACACTCCGCCAGTTCATGTCTGTGTAGTTGGCTTCGAGAAGATCGTTCCAACCCTAAGCGATGCCTTCAAAATAGTCGAAGTTCTTCCAGCCTACGCTAGCGGGATTCTAATGTCAGCTTACGTATCCATGATAACTGGTCCAAGCAAGACTTCAGATATAGAGAAGAGGCTAGTCTACGGAGCTCATGGGCCTAAAGAGCTTCACGTGATCTTTCTCGACAATGGAAGAACGAGGATGGCTAAGAACCCGCTCTTCAGAGAAGCACTCTACTGCATTAGGTGTGGGGGATGCCTCTACGAGTGTCCAGTATACAGGGTCCTCAACGGCTTCTTTGGTCACAGCTACTTCGGCGGCATAGGCTCCGTGTGGACCGCATACACTCGAGGCTTTGACAAGGCACTCTTCGCATACTTCTGTACGGGTTGTGGAAGATGCAGGGAACTTTGCCCCCTCAAAATAGATGTGCCAAAGTTGGTTGAAGCACTCAGATCAGAGCTTTGCAAGCTCGGCTTTAAGCATCCCAAAGCAATAAACTTCTTGCATAATATAACTCTATGGGGGAATCCATGGGGAGAACCTCCCGAGATGAGGGATTTAGTAGTTAAGGCTGAGGCAACAGTGTGCCTAGACGCTACATAA